The proteins below are encoded in one region of Festucalex cinctus isolate MCC-2025b chromosome 2, RoL_Fcin_1.0, whole genome shotgun sequence:
- the slc12a5b gene encoding solute carrier family 12 member 5b isoform X1 has protein sequence MLNNVTTDCEEGEGSPNNQGDGNPKESSPFINSSASSDVEKSQQYDGKNMALFEEEMDTSPMVSSLLSSLANYSNLPTGSKEHEEAENNEEGARPSKKPVKAPQLGTLMGVYLPCIQNIFGVILFLRMTWMVGIGGVLGSFIIVFMCCSTTMLTAISMSAIATNGVVPAGGSYYMISRSLGPEFGGAVGICFYLGTTFAGAMYILGCIEILLIYIIPQAAIFKIEGLEGLEAEAALLNNMRVYGTIVLSFMALVVFVGVKYVNKLALVFLACVILSILAVYAGVIKTAIDPPVFPVCLLGNRTLASKGYDVCAKVIEIDNETVTTKLWRSFCDSEYINATCDDYFSDNNVTEIQGIPGVTSGILAENLFGNYLEKGMIVEKRGLASQVDPDGSASSTNRFVIADITSFFTLLVGIYFPSVTGIMAGSNRSGDLRDAQKSIPIGTIAAITTTSTVYMSCVVLFGACIEGVVLRDKFGEGVNGNLVIGTLAWPSPWVIVFGSFFSTCGAGLQSLTGAPRLLQAISRDGIIPFLRVFGHGKANGEPTWALLLTASICEIGIIIASLDAVAPILSMFFLMCYMFVNLACALQTLLRTPNWRPRFKFYHWALSFLGMSLCLSLMFICSWYYAIVAMGIATCIYKYIEFCGAEKEWGDGIRGISLSAARFALMRLEEGPPHTKNWRPQILVLVSMDAEQNVEQPRLISLTNQLKAGKGLTIVGTSVQGKFLDNYTEAQKADQSLRKLMETEKVKGFPQVVISSNLRDGTSHLIQVGGLGGLKHNTVMVSWPRNWKQPEFHQQFRNFIEVVRETTVASLALLVPKNISSYPSNGERFTEGHIDVWWIVHDGGMLMLLPFLLRQHKVWRKCKMRIFTVAQMDDNSIQMKKDVKTFLYHLRIDAQVEVVEMHDSDISAYTYEKTLVMEQRSQILKQMHLTKNEMEREIQSITDSSRGSIRRKKSFASRSQHSIEEGVRVAEHPEEESVAVVNSKQVQLIHSKNASTPTSPTSLTAPAGGGNTWTDNKDVDKGKNLEAGKDPFNMKPEWENLNQTDLRRMHTALRLNEVITKKSKEAKLVLLNMPGPPKNRTGEENYMEFLEVLTEGLNRVLLVRGGGREVITIYS, from the exons ATGCTCAACAACGTGACAACCGACTGCGAGGAAGGAGAGGGCAGCCCGAACAACCAGG GTGATGGAAACCCCAAGGAGAGCAGTCCTTTCATCAACAGCAGTGCCTCAAGTGATGTGGAGAAGAGCCAGCAGTATGACGGCAAGaacatggccctgtttgag GAGGAGATGGACACCAGTCCGATGGTGTCCTCTTTGCTCAGCAGCCTTGCCAACTACTCCAACCTGCCGACAGGGAGTAAAGAGCATGAGGAGGCCGAGAACAATGAAGAGGGTGCACGTCCGTCGAAAAAACCTGTCAAG GCTCCACAACTGGGAACTCTGATGGGTGTTTACTTGCCAtgcattcagaatattttcgGTGTGATCCTCTTCTTGCGAATGACCTGGATGGTCGGGATTGGAGGCGTCCTTGGTTCCTTCATAATTGTCTTCATGTGTTGCTCCACA ACTATGCTCACGGCCATCTCCATGAGTGCCATTGCTACAAACGGAGTGGTGCCGG CTGGAGGTTCCTACTACATGATCTCTCGCTCACTTGGGCCTGAGTTTGGCGGCgctgttgggatttgtttctacTTGGGCACCACTTTTGCTGGCGCTATGTACATCCTTGGTTGCATTGAAATCCTGCTG ATTTATATTATTCCTCAGGCAGCCATCTTCAAGATCGAAGGCTTGGAAGGGCTGGAAGCAGAGGCCGCCCTCCTAAATAATATGCGGGTGTACGGCACCATCGTTCTAAGCTTCATGGCTCTGGTGGTGTTCGTGGGGGTCAAATATGTCAACAAGCTGGCGCTGGTCTTCCTCGCTTGTGTCATCCTCTCCATCCTGGCTGTCTATGCAGGAGTCATCAAGACCGCCATTGACCCGCCGGTCTTCCC TGTGTGCCTCCTGGGAAATCGAACCCTTGCCTCCAAGGGCTATGACGTCTGCGCAAAGGTCATTGAAATTGACAACGAGACAGTCACCACCAAACTGTGGCGCTCTTTCTGTGATTCCGAGTACATCAATGCCACCTGCGATGACTACTTCAGCGACAACAACGTCACAGAGATACAGGGCATTCCAGGGGTCACGAGTGGAATCCTGGCAG AAAACCTGTTTGGCAATTATTTGGAAAAAGGGATGATTGTAGAGAAGAGAGGACTGGCATCCCAAGTGGACCCAGACGGTTCCGCTTCCAGCACGAACCGCTTTGTAATCGCCGACATCACCAGCTTCTTCACACTGCTGGTGGGAATATACTTCCCATCTGTCACAG GTATCATGGCAGGTTCCAACCGTTCTGGAGACCTACGTGATGCTCAGAAGTCCATCCCCATCGGCACCATTGCAGCCATCACCACTACATCTACTGTGT ATATGTCCTGTGTGGTGCTCTTTGGTGCTTGTATAGAGGGTGTTGTCCTGAGGGACAA GTTTGGTGAAGGGGTCAATGGTAACCTGGTGATTGGGACTCTAGCGTGGCCGTCTCCGTGGGTCATTGTTTTTGGATCTTTTTTCTCCACCTGTGGCGCAGGGCTCCAGAGTCTGACCGGAGCGCCACGCCTCCTGCAGGCCATCTCGAGAGACGGTATCATCCCATTCCTTCGG GTGTTTGGACATGGTAAAGCCAATGGGGAGCCCACCTGGGCCCTCCTGCTCACAGCTAGCATTTGTGAGATTGGCATCATTATTGCCTCTTTGGATGCCGTCGCACCCATCCTCTCCAT GTTCTTCTTGATGTGCTACATGTTTGTTAACCTTGCTTGTGCACTGCAAACTTTACTGAGGACACCTAATTGGAGGCCACGTTTTAAGTTCTACCACTG GGCTCTCTCATTCCTGGGCATGAGCTTGTGCCTATCACTTATGTTCATCTGTTCCTGGTATTATGCCATCGTTGCCATGGGGATCGCCACCTGCAtctacaaatacattgaattcTGCGG AGCTGAGAAAGAGTGGGGTGATGGGATCCGCGGCATCTCTCTGAGCGCTGCTCGATTTGCTCTCATGAGGTTGGAGGAGGGGCCGCCACATACCAAGAACTGGAG GCCGCAGATCCTGGTTCTTGTCAGTATGGATGCCGAGCAGAATGTGGAGCAGCCTCGTCTAATCTCGTTGACTAATCAACTGAAAGCGGGGAAGGGTCTCACTATCGTTGGCACGTCTGTTCAAGGAAAGTTCCTTGACAACTATACTGAAGCACAAAAGGCAGACCAG TCTTTGCGCAAGCTGATGGAGACAGAGAAGGTGAAGGGCTTCCCCCAAGTGGTCATATCCTCCAATCTGAGAGATGGGACATCCCACCTGATCCAGGTTGGAGGACTTGGAGGTTTGAAGCACAACACTGTGATGGTCAGCTGGCCACGGAACTGGAAACAGCCCGAGTTCCACCAACAATTCCGAAACTTTATTG AGGTGGTCAGAGAGACCACAGTGGCCAGTTTGGCCTTGTTGGTTCCCAAAAACATCTCTAGCTACCCGTCCAATGGAGAGCGCTTCACCGAAGGACACATTGATGTGTGGTGGATTGTCCACGATGGAGGCATGTTGATGCTTCTGCCCTTCCTGCTGCGTCAGCATAAG GTGTGGAGGAAGTGCAAGATGCGCATTTTCACCGTGGCTCAGATGGATGACAACAGTATTCAGATGAAAAAGGATGTCAAAACTTTTCTCTATCATCTGCGTATTGATGCTCAGGTGGAAGTGGTGGAGATG CATGATAGTGACATCTCAGCCTACACCTATGAAAAGACACTAGTAATGGAACAGCGCTCACAGATCCTCAAGCAGATGCATCTGACTAAGAATGAAATGGAGCGAGAG ATTCAGAGCATAACGGATTCGTCACGTGGGTCCATCCGGCGTAAAAAATCCTTTGCCTCACGCTCACAGCACAGCATTGAGGAAGGAGTCCGAGTGGCCGAACATCCAGAAGAGGAG TCTGTGGCTGTTGTCAACTCCAAACAGGTGCAGCTCATCCACAGTAAGAACGCCTCAACACCTACCAGCCCCACCAGCCTAACTGCCCCCGCCGGGGGCGGGAACACTTGGACAGACAATAAGGACGTTGACAAGGGGAAGAACCTGGAGGCGGGCAAAGACCCTTTCAACATGAAACC GGAATGGGAAAACTT GAACCAGACAGATTTAAGGCGCATGCACACAGCTTTGCGGCTCAACGAGGTCATCACAAAGAAGTCCAAGGAGGCAAAGCTCGTCCTGCTCAACATGCCCGGACCCCCGAAAAATCGCACCGGTGAAGAAAACT ACATGGAGTTCCTGGAGGTGCTCACAGAGGGTCTAAATCGGGTCCTCCTGGTCCGCGGAGGGGGACGCGAGGTCATTACCATCTACTCCTGA
- the slc12a5b gene encoding solute carrier family 12 member 5b isoform X4 — MLNNVTTDCEEGEGSPNNQGDGNPKESSPFINSSASSDVEKSQQYDGKNMALFEEEMDTSPMVSSLLSSLANYSNLPTGSKEHEEAENNEEGARPSKKPVKAPQLGTLMGVYLPCIQNIFGVILFLRMTWMVGIGGVLGSFIIVFMCCSTTMLTAISMSAIATNGVVPAGGSYYMISRSLGPEFGGAVGICFYLGTTFAGAMYILGCIEILLIYIIPQAAIFKIEGLEGLEAEAALLNNMRVYGTIVLSFMALVVFVGVKYVNKLALVFLACVILSILAVYAGVIKTAIDPPVFPVCLLGNRTLASKGYDVCAKVIEIDNETVTTKLWRSFCDSEYINATCDDYFSDNNVTEIQGIPGVTSGILAENLFGNYLEKGMIVEKRGLASQVDPDGSASSTNRFVIADITSFFTLLVGIYFPSVTGIMAGSNRSGDLRDAQKSIPIGTIAAITTTSTVYMSCVVLFGACIEGVVLRDKFGEGVNGNLVIGTLAWPSPWVIVFGSFFSTCGAGLQSLTGAPRLLQAISRDGIIPFLRVFGHGKANGEPTWALLLTASICEIGIIIASLDAVAPILSMFFLMCYMFVNLACALQTLLRTPNWRPRFKFYHWALSFLGMSLCLSLMFICSWYYAIVAMGIATCIYKYIEFCGAEKEWGDGIRGISLSAARFALMRLEEGPPHTKNWRPQILVLVSMDAEQNVEQPRLISLTNQLKAGKGLTIVGTSVQGKFLDNYTEAQKADQSLRKLMETEKVKGFPQVVISSNLRDGTSHLIQVGGLGGLKHNTVMVSWPRNWKQPEFHQQFRNFIEVVRETTVASLALLVPKNISSYPSNGERFTEGHIDVWWIVHDGGMLMLLPFLLRQHKVWRKCKMRIFTVAQMDDNSIQMKKDVKTFLYHLRIDAQVEVVEMHDSDISAYTYEKTLVMEQRSQILKQMHLTKNEMEREIQSITDSSRGSIRRKKSFASRSQHSIEEGVRVAEHPEEESVAVVNSKQVQLIHSKNASTPTSPTSLTAPAGGGNTWTDNKDVDKGKNLEAGKDPFNMKPEWENLNQTDLRRMHTALRLNEVITKKSKEAKLVLLNMPGPPKNRTNATEPMDNAVYKDYPFFTDIQVMIFIGFGCLLAFFRLYAFGGMVFNFLVATFTIQWAILVQGYFQFSHDGKIQLGVFNLINAEFACAVVLISFCAVLGKTSPLQMLVMALLEVPVFAVTEWAVLTYLKINDSGGAILVHLFACYFGLGVTFVLYRPGLNEGHAKENTSYHSDILSLMGTLFLWVFWPSFNAALTLRGDDQHRAILHTFIGLSASTLTAFALSALLHKDGKLRMADIQNVTLAGGVTVTGTVDMMVSPAGAYALGMLGGGACILGYKYLSPVLARRFRIQDQCGIHNLHGLTGLISCIAGICAIVAADENVYGPSLYETFPYRAPKEGDPKLLELQALIPGLRPGLDRSAREQALFQVAAVFSTIAAAAAGGLLTGLVLKMPYLAAPSDDLCFDDTVYFDMPLYSYSLTASTQESQRYAAFEDGRRSDI; from the exons ATGCTCAACAACGTGACAACCGACTGCGAGGAAGGAGAGGGCAGCCCGAACAACCAGG GTGATGGAAACCCCAAGGAGAGCAGTCCTTTCATCAACAGCAGTGCCTCAAGTGATGTGGAGAAGAGCCAGCAGTATGACGGCAAGaacatggccctgtttgag GAGGAGATGGACACCAGTCCGATGGTGTCCTCTTTGCTCAGCAGCCTTGCCAACTACTCCAACCTGCCGACAGGGAGTAAAGAGCATGAGGAGGCCGAGAACAATGAAGAGGGTGCACGTCCGTCGAAAAAACCTGTCAAG GCTCCACAACTGGGAACTCTGATGGGTGTTTACTTGCCAtgcattcagaatattttcgGTGTGATCCTCTTCTTGCGAATGACCTGGATGGTCGGGATTGGAGGCGTCCTTGGTTCCTTCATAATTGTCTTCATGTGTTGCTCCACA ACTATGCTCACGGCCATCTCCATGAGTGCCATTGCTACAAACGGAGTGGTGCCGG CTGGAGGTTCCTACTACATGATCTCTCGCTCACTTGGGCCTGAGTTTGGCGGCgctgttgggatttgtttctacTTGGGCACCACTTTTGCTGGCGCTATGTACATCCTTGGTTGCATTGAAATCCTGCTG ATTTATATTATTCCTCAGGCAGCCATCTTCAAGATCGAAGGCTTGGAAGGGCTGGAAGCAGAGGCCGCCCTCCTAAATAATATGCGGGTGTACGGCACCATCGTTCTAAGCTTCATGGCTCTGGTGGTGTTCGTGGGGGTCAAATATGTCAACAAGCTGGCGCTGGTCTTCCTCGCTTGTGTCATCCTCTCCATCCTGGCTGTCTATGCAGGAGTCATCAAGACCGCCATTGACCCGCCGGTCTTCCC TGTGTGCCTCCTGGGAAATCGAACCCTTGCCTCCAAGGGCTATGACGTCTGCGCAAAGGTCATTGAAATTGACAACGAGACAGTCACCACCAAACTGTGGCGCTCTTTCTGTGATTCCGAGTACATCAATGCCACCTGCGATGACTACTTCAGCGACAACAACGTCACAGAGATACAGGGCATTCCAGGGGTCACGAGTGGAATCCTGGCAG AAAACCTGTTTGGCAATTATTTGGAAAAAGGGATGATTGTAGAGAAGAGAGGACTGGCATCCCAAGTGGACCCAGACGGTTCCGCTTCCAGCACGAACCGCTTTGTAATCGCCGACATCACCAGCTTCTTCACACTGCTGGTGGGAATATACTTCCCATCTGTCACAG GTATCATGGCAGGTTCCAACCGTTCTGGAGACCTACGTGATGCTCAGAAGTCCATCCCCATCGGCACCATTGCAGCCATCACCACTACATCTACTGTGT ATATGTCCTGTGTGGTGCTCTTTGGTGCTTGTATAGAGGGTGTTGTCCTGAGGGACAA GTTTGGTGAAGGGGTCAATGGTAACCTGGTGATTGGGACTCTAGCGTGGCCGTCTCCGTGGGTCATTGTTTTTGGATCTTTTTTCTCCACCTGTGGCGCAGGGCTCCAGAGTCTGACCGGAGCGCCACGCCTCCTGCAGGCCATCTCGAGAGACGGTATCATCCCATTCCTTCGG GTGTTTGGACATGGTAAAGCCAATGGGGAGCCCACCTGGGCCCTCCTGCTCACAGCTAGCATTTGTGAGATTGGCATCATTATTGCCTCTTTGGATGCCGTCGCACCCATCCTCTCCAT GTTCTTCTTGATGTGCTACATGTTTGTTAACCTTGCTTGTGCACTGCAAACTTTACTGAGGACACCTAATTGGAGGCCACGTTTTAAGTTCTACCACTG GGCTCTCTCATTCCTGGGCATGAGCTTGTGCCTATCACTTATGTTCATCTGTTCCTGGTATTATGCCATCGTTGCCATGGGGATCGCCACCTGCAtctacaaatacattgaattcTGCGG AGCTGAGAAAGAGTGGGGTGATGGGATCCGCGGCATCTCTCTGAGCGCTGCTCGATTTGCTCTCATGAGGTTGGAGGAGGGGCCGCCACATACCAAGAACTGGAG GCCGCAGATCCTGGTTCTTGTCAGTATGGATGCCGAGCAGAATGTGGAGCAGCCTCGTCTAATCTCGTTGACTAATCAACTGAAAGCGGGGAAGGGTCTCACTATCGTTGGCACGTCTGTTCAAGGAAAGTTCCTTGACAACTATACTGAAGCACAAAAGGCAGACCAG TCTTTGCGCAAGCTGATGGAGACAGAGAAGGTGAAGGGCTTCCCCCAAGTGGTCATATCCTCCAATCTGAGAGATGGGACATCCCACCTGATCCAGGTTGGAGGACTTGGAGGTTTGAAGCACAACACTGTGATGGTCAGCTGGCCACGGAACTGGAAACAGCCCGAGTTCCACCAACAATTCCGAAACTTTATTG AGGTGGTCAGAGAGACCACAGTGGCCAGTTTGGCCTTGTTGGTTCCCAAAAACATCTCTAGCTACCCGTCCAATGGAGAGCGCTTCACCGAAGGACACATTGATGTGTGGTGGATTGTCCACGATGGAGGCATGTTGATGCTTCTGCCCTTCCTGCTGCGTCAGCATAAG GTGTGGAGGAAGTGCAAGATGCGCATTTTCACCGTGGCTCAGATGGATGACAACAGTATTCAGATGAAAAAGGATGTCAAAACTTTTCTCTATCATCTGCGTATTGATGCTCAGGTGGAAGTGGTGGAGATG CATGATAGTGACATCTCAGCCTACACCTATGAAAAGACACTAGTAATGGAACAGCGCTCACAGATCCTCAAGCAGATGCATCTGACTAAGAATGAAATGGAGCGAGAG ATTCAGAGCATAACGGATTCGTCACGTGGGTCCATCCGGCGTAAAAAATCCTTTGCCTCACGCTCACAGCACAGCATTGAGGAAGGAGTCCGAGTGGCCGAACATCCAGAAGAGGAG TCTGTGGCTGTTGTCAACTCCAAACAGGTGCAGCTCATCCACAGTAAGAACGCCTCAACACCTACCAGCCCCACCAGCCTAACTGCCCCCGCCGGGGGCGGGAACACTTGGACAGACAATAAGGACGTTGACAAGGGGAAGAACCTGGAGGCGGGCAAAGACCCTTTCAACATGAAACC GGAATGGGAAAACTT GAACCAGACAGATTTAAGGCGCATGCACACAGCTTTGCGGCTCAACGAGGTCATCACAAAGAAGTCCAAGGAGGCAAAGCTCGTCCTGCTCAACATGCCCGGACCCCCGAAAAATCG AACCAACGCGACCGAGCCCATGGACAACGCGGTGTACAAGGACTACCCTTTTTTCACAGACATACAGGTGATGATATTCATCGGTTTCGGATGCCTGCTGGCGTTCTTCCGACTCTACGCATTTGGGGGGATGGTTTTCAACTTCCTGGTGGCTACCTTCACCATCCAATGGGCCATTCTAGTGCAGGGCTACTTCCAGTTCAGCCACGACGGCAAGATCCAGCTTGGCGTATTCAACCTGATCAATGCCGAGTTCGCCTGCGCCGTCGTGCTCATCTCCTTCTGCGCCGTGTTGGGGAAGACCAGCCCGCTGCAGATGCTGGTCATGGCTCTCCTGGAGGTGCCGGTGTTTGCGGTCACCGAGTGGGCGGTGCTGACGTACCTGAAGATAAACGACAGCGGCGGTGCCATCCTCGTTCACCTCTTTGCCTGTTATTTCGGCTTGGGCGTCACGTTTGTTTTGTATAGGCCCGGCCTCAACGAAGGCCACGCCAAGGAGAACACCAGCTACCACTCGGACATCCTGTCTCTGATGGGGACCTTGTTCCTCTGGGTCTTCTGGCCCTCCTTCAACGCGGCGCTGACTCTGAGAGGCGACGACCAGCACCGGGCCATCCTCCACACCTTCATCGGCCTCAGCGCCTCCACCCTCACCGCCTTTGCGCTCTCCGCGCTGCTCCACAAGGACGGGAAACTCCGCATGGCCGACATCCAGAACGTGACCTTGGCCGGGGGCGTGACTGTCACCGGGACCGTGGATATGATGGTGTCGCCGGCGGGAGCGTACGCCCTGGGAATGTTGGGCGGCGGTGCGTGCATCCTGGGCTACAAGTACCTGAGCCCCGTGTTGGCGAGGCGCTTCCGGATCCAGGATCAGTGCGGGATACATAACTTGCACGGGCTGACGGGACTCATATCTTGCATTGCTGGGATTTGCGCAATCGTGGCGGCTGACGAGAACGTCTACGGTCCGAGTTTGTACGAGACTTTTCCGTACAGAGCCCCAAAAGAAGGAGATCCTAAGTTGCTTGAGCTCCAGGCGTTGATTCCCGGTCTCCGCCCAGGTTTGGACCGCAGTGCCCGAGAACAAGCTCTCTTCCAGGTGGCGGCCGTCTTCTCCACCATCGCAGCAGCGGCCGCCGGAGGCCTGCTCACGGGCCTCGTCTTGAAAATGCCTTACCTGGCCGCACCTTCGGACGATCTATGCTTTGATGACACAGTATATTTTGATATGCCGCTGTACAGTTACTCGCTCACCGCTTCAACTCAAGAAAGCCAAagatatgctgcattcgaggatggtcggaggTCGGATATATGA